From the Micromonospora lupini genome, one window contains:
- a CDS encoding NAD(P)/FAD-dependent oxidoreductase: MSEQHGTVVIGAGPAGLTAAYELLRHGRPVRVFEADEVVGGISRTVERDGWRFDIGGHRFFTKVPRVEAFWHEILPDEDFLTRPRMSRIFYRGALFNYPLSATNALRNLGLPEAVRCLGSYARARLRPPKDQSHFEGWVSARFGWRLYSIFFKTYTEKVWGMPADRLQADWAAQRIKNLSLATAIRNAVLPRRRRTDVTSLIEEFQYPKYGPGMMWERCAEQVRQRGGEVSTGAWVTAVHRDPKRRRAISVTLNGAGGQRTEPADDVISSMPISELVAALRPPAPPEVLACAADLRYRDFLTVALVVPAEFSFPDNWIYVHDPAVRVGRIQNFGSWSPYLVKDGRTCLGLEYFVFEDDEMWRTPDVGLVALATAELERLGLVRPGVVEAGHVVRMPKAYPVYDERYQHNVDVIRAWLAEAVPNVHPVGRNGMHRYNNQDHSMLTAMLTVENIATGSTHDVWSVNVEQDYHEQSTGNGGRGTGRDAPVLPRRIITAPIAAAEGARAAGDGGRSAQAPLV; the protein is encoded by the coding sequence ATGAGCGAGCAGCACGGCACGGTGGTCATCGGCGCGGGGCCGGCGGGTCTCACGGCCGCGTACGAGCTGCTCCGGCACGGGCGGCCGGTCCGGGTCTTCGAGGCCGACGAGGTGGTCGGGGGAATCAGCCGGACCGTGGAGCGCGACGGGTGGCGCTTCGACATCGGCGGGCACCGGTTCTTCACCAAGGTGCCCCGGGTGGAGGCGTTCTGGCACGAGATCCTGCCGGACGAGGACTTCCTGACCCGACCCCGGATGAGCCGGATCTTCTACCGGGGCGCCCTGTTCAACTACCCGTTGAGCGCGACGAACGCGCTGCGCAACCTGGGACTGCCGGAGGCGGTGCGCTGCCTGGGCTCGTACGCCCGCGCTCGCCTGCGCCCGCCGAAGGACCAGTCGCACTTCGAGGGCTGGGTGTCGGCCCGGTTCGGCTGGCGGCTGTACTCGATCTTCTTCAAGACGTACACCGAGAAGGTCTGGGGCATGCCGGCGGATCGCCTGCAGGCCGACTGGGCCGCGCAGCGGATCAAGAACCTGTCGCTTGCCACGGCCATCCGCAACGCGGTGCTGCCCCGACGCCGCCGCACCGACGTGACGAGCCTGATCGAGGAGTTCCAGTACCCGAAGTACGGGCCCGGGATGATGTGGGAACGTTGCGCCGAGCAGGTGCGCCAGCGCGGCGGCGAGGTGTCGACAGGCGCCTGGGTGACCGCCGTGCACCGCGACCCGAAACGACGGCGGGCGATAAGCGTGACGCTCAACGGCGCGGGCGGGCAGCGCACCGAGCCGGCCGACGACGTGATCTCCTCGATGCCGATCTCGGAGCTGGTCGCCGCGCTGCGCCCGCCGGCGCCCCCGGAGGTGCTGGCCTGTGCCGCCGACCTGCGCTACCGCGACTTCCTGACGGTGGCGCTCGTGGTGCCGGCCGAGTTCTCGTTCCCCGACAACTGGATCTACGTGCACGACCCGGCGGTGCGGGTGGGCCGGATCCAGAACTTCGGCTCCTGGTCGCCGTACCTCGTCAAGGACGGTCGCACCTGCCTGGGCCTGGAGTACTTCGTGTTCGAGGACGACGAGATGTGGCGTACCCCGGATGTCGGCCTCGTGGCCCTCGCCACCGCGGAGCTGGAGCGGTTGGGGTTGGTCCGCCCCGGCGTGGTGGAGGCCGGCCACGTCGTGCGCATGCCCAAGGCCTACCCGGTGTACGACGAGCGCTACCAGCACAACGTGGACGTGATCAGGGCCTGGCTGGCCGAGGCCGTGCCGAACGTGCACCCGGTGGGACGCAACGGCATGCACCGCTACAACAACCAGGACCACTCGATGCTGACCGCGATGCTCACCGTCGAGAACATCGCCACAGGCAGTACGCACGACGTCTGGTCGGTGAACGTGGAGCAGGACTACCACGAGCAGTCGACCGGGAACGGTGGACGGGGCACGGGCCGCGACGCGCCGGTGCTGCCCCGCCGGATCATCACCGCCCCGATCGCCGCTGCGGAGGGTGCCCGCGCAGCCGGCGACGGTGGCCGATCCGCGCAGGCGCCGTTGGTCTGA
- a CDS encoding RNA polymerase sigma factor — protein MGTADVEAVWRIESARIVAALTRFTGDFGLAEDAAQEAVAEALVSWRRSSPANPAGWLMATARRRAIDAIRRRSALRERYALLAADAAVDPVAGSLVDEDIDTDRIDDDVLALMFVSCHPVLSPEARVALTLRVVGGLSSEEIARAFLVPVPTVQARITRAKKTIAAARVPFELPPAAERRERLGGVLSVLYVIFTEGSTATSGDRLLRPDVAYEAIRLARTLAALAPDEPEAHGLLALCELTAARFPARTGPDGAPVLLEDQDRQRWDLSAIRRGLAALARASTRGLGPYGLQAAIAATHAAAPSVEATDWDRIVGLYEALGRVAPSPVVDLNRAVAVAMASGPARALAIVDELIAANRLPGSHLVPTVRGELLARLGRRPEARAELELAARLCANQRERSVLLRKAATLG, from the coding sequence ATGGGTACGGCCGACGTCGAGGCCGTCTGGCGGATCGAGTCGGCGCGGATCGTGGCCGCGCTGACCCGGTTCACGGGCGACTTCGGGCTGGCCGAGGACGCCGCCCAGGAAGCGGTGGCCGAGGCGCTGGTGTCGTGGCGGCGTTCCTCCCCGGCCAATCCGGCCGGATGGCTGATGGCCACGGCCCGACGGCGGGCCATCGACGCGATCCGCCGCCGAAGCGCGCTCCGGGAGCGATACGCCCTGCTGGCGGCCGATGCCGCGGTCGACCCGGTCGCCGGCTCGCTGGTCGACGAGGACATCGACACCGACCGGATCGACGACGACGTGCTGGCCCTGATGTTCGTCAGCTGCCATCCGGTGCTCTCCCCCGAGGCCCGGGTGGCGCTGACCCTGCGCGTGGTCGGCGGCCTGTCCAGCGAGGAGATCGCCCGCGCGTTCCTCGTGCCCGTGCCGACCGTGCAGGCCCGCATCACCCGCGCCAAGAAGACCATCGCGGCGGCCCGGGTGCCGTTCGAGCTGCCACCGGCCGCCGAGCGTCGGGAACGGCTGGGAGGCGTGCTCAGCGTCCTGTACGTGATCTTCACCGAGGGGTCGACGGCCACGTCTGGCGACCGGCTGCTGCGCCCCGACGTCGCGTACGAGGCGATCCGGCTGGCCCGGACGCTTGCCGCGCTCGCGCCGGACGAGCCGGAGGCGCACGGTCTGCTCGCGTTGTGCGAGCTGACGGCCGCGCGCTTCCCGGCCCGGACCGGCCCGGACGGCGCGCCGGTGCTGCTTGAGGACCAGGACAGGCAACGGTGGGACCTCTCCGCGATCCGTCGCGGGCTGGCCGCGCTTGCCAGGGCGTCGACCCGCGGGCTCGGCCCGTACGGCCTGCAGGCCGCGATCGCCGCCACCCACGCGGCGGCGCCCTCGGTCGAGGCGACCGACTGGGACCGGATCGTCGGGCTCTACGAGGCGCTCGGCCGGGTCGCGCCCTCACCTGTGGTCGACCTCAACCGGGCCGTCGCCGTGGCCATGGCCTCGGGCCCGGCGCGGGCTCTGGCCATCGTGGACGAGCTGATCGCCGCGAACCGGCTCCCCGGATCGCACCTGGTCCCGACAGTACGCGGCGAGCTGCTGGCCCGGCTCGGACGGCGACCAGAGGCGCGCGCCGAGCTGGAGCTGGCCGCCCGCCTGTGCGCCAACCAGCGCGAACGCTCGGTGCTGCTGCGCAAGGCCGCCACGCTCGGCTGA
- a CDS encoding alpha/beta fold hydrolase, translating into MTHLSSLRLPDGFTDVFTSRLVEVNELRLHAVTGGDGPPLLLINGWPQTWYAWRDVMPALAREHTVVAVDPRGAGLSDKPDDGYDAGALAADLVALMAALGHERFDVVGHDIGMWTGYALAADHPERVGRLAVVDAIIPGVTPTPPFFSPAAVSQRFWHFGFNQLTDLNEELVRGRERLFFGYQFAKKAATPDAIPEYAVDAYVDAIVADPRGLPASFAYYRALDETSAQNEQRKKTRLTLPVLAVGGARYTGAAAAATMRLVADDVTEVIIDDCGHYVAEERPAQFAEILEDFLR; encoded by the coding sequence ATGACACACCTGAGTTCGCTACGGTTGCCCGACGGGTTCACCGACGTCTTCACGAGCCGGCTCGTGGAGGTGAACGAGCTGCGGTTGCACGCGGTCACCGGCGGGGACGGTCCGCCGCTGCTGCTGATCAACGGCTGGCCCCAGACCTGGTACGCCTGGCGGGACGTGATGCCCGCGCTCGCCCGCGAGCACACAGTCGTCGCCGTCGACCCGCGCGGGGCCGGGCTGTCCGACAAGCCCGACGACGGTTACGACGCCGGCGCACTCGCCGCCGATCTGGTCGCTCTGATGGCCGCGCTCGGACACGAGCGCTTCGACGTGGTCGGCCACGACATCGGCATGTGGACCGGTTACGCCCTCGCGGCCGATCACCCCGAGCGGGTGGGCCGGCTCGCCGTCGTCGACGCCATCATCCCCGGTGTCACGCCGACCCCGCCGTTCTTCAGCCCGGCCGCGGTCAGCCAGCGGTTCTGGCACTTCGGCTTCAATCAGCTCACCGACCTCAACGAGGAGCTGGTCCGAGGCCGGGAGCGACTCTTCTTCGGCTACCAGTTCGCCAAGAAGGCTGCCACCCCGGACGCGATCCCGGAGTACGCCGTCGACGCCTACGTCGATGCGATCGTCGCGGACCCGCGCGGGCTGCCGGCGAGCTTCGCGTACTACCGGGCTCTGGACGAGACGAGCGCGCAGAACGAGCAGCGCAAGAAGACCCGGCTGACGCTGCCGGTGCTCGCCGTCGGCGGCGCGCGGTACACCGGCGCGGCTGCCGCCGCGACGATGCGGCTGGTGGCCGACGACGTCACCGAGGTGATCATCGACGACTGCGGCCACTACGTGGCCGAGGAGCGGCCCGCCCAGTTCGCCGAGATCCTTGAGGACTTCCTGCGATGA
- a CDS encoding DUF7003 family protein — protein sequence MRSGEILDQLDTAAGDFSFPDLGNGYYYAVDARLHAYRDAHRWALIVEAVGYSPRAGNLIDILHVFGNCLTEGQPGYDNEDFLNRVDNPDEIEDVDEPEIYCGDSIVVRGRRIPVAAEPGEELVDVLRRLVPDHRELLLADEVELRRRIPADLPEILRLDQWHHPDVAQDTLPSQSVTFRQLADVLTTGDASRYAPDLPPNTHWSHWPESGSL from the coding sequence ATGCGCTCCGGCGAGATTCTCGACCAGCTCGACACCGCGGCCGGAGACTTCAGTTTCCCGGACCTGGGCAACGGCTACTACTACGCGGTCGATGCGCGGCTGCACGCCTACCGTGACGCGCACCGGTGGGCGCTCATCGTCGAGGCGGTGGGTTACTCGCCGAGGGCCGGCAACCTCATCGACATCCTGCACGTCTTCGGCAACTGTCTCACCGAGGGGCAGCCGGGCTACGACAACGAGGACTTCCTGAATCGCGTCGACAACCCCGACGAGATCGAGGACGTCGACGAGCCCGAGATCTACTGCGGAGACTCGATAGTGGTACGAGGCCGGCGGATCCCGGTAGCAGCCGAGCCGGGCGAGGAACTTGTCGACGTGCTTCGCCGGCTCGTTCCCGACCACCGGGAGCTGCTCCTGGCCGACGAGGTCGAGCTGCGGCGGCGGATTCCTGCCGACCTCCCGGAGATCCTGCGGTTGGATCAGTGGCACCACCCAGACGTCGCCCAGGACACCCTTCCCAGTCAGTCAGTGACCTTCCGCCAGCTCGCCGACGTGCTGACGACAGGGGACGCGAGTCGGTACGCACCGGACCTGCCACCCAACACACACTGGTCCCACTGGCCGGAGTCCGGGAGCCTGTAG
- a CDS encoding GNAT family N-acetyltransferase → MLNPVTLRSILPDDESLVERLWQLYRHDLSEFRGSLPDDEGLFTRGRLPTYRTDPNSSGYLICRGGRPVGFAFVSGVEIQPLRIAEFFVVRAVRRSGVGRLAARQLLTRHPGAWEIPFQEENPGAARFWRRLAVEVCPKGHREERRAVPGKPHIPADTWLLLDDVEVPDDGEPRRVDDDLLRRLRTEQARALLDDADPHLAVMLACDLLVAGVDGDAVVALASESARTLPAHEANRRLAAVTDELGLPEPDLPTAVALVAADTCERILDRSIAAEVGTHGLYVVGYEGSPLHDLLPTVAALAAHLEDDLGGRADDDLRARLAALAQTILARLTPGNQE, encoded by the coding sequence GTGCTGAACCCCGTCACCCTCCGGTCGATCCTGCCCGATGACGAGTCGCTCGTGGAGCGGCTGTGGCAGCTGTACCGGCACGACCTGTCCGAGTTCCGCGGCTCGCTGCCGGACGACGAGGGCCTGTTCACCCGTGGCCGCTTGCCGACCTACCGCACCGACCCGAACAGCTCTGGCTACCTCATCTGCCGGGGCGGGCGGCCCGTGGGCTTCGCGTTCGTCTCCGGCGTGGAGATCCAGCCGCTGCGCATCGCCGAGTTCTTCGTCGTGCGAGCCGTACGCCGCTCGGGTGTGGGTCGTCTTGCCGCCCGGCAACTCCTCACCAGGCACCCGGGCGCCTGGGAGATTCCCTTTCAGGAGGAGAACCCTGGCGCCGCCCGCTTCTGGCGCCGGCTCGCCGTCGAGGTCTGCCCGAAGGGCCACCGCGAGGAACGGCGTGCCGTACCCGGCAAGCCGCACATCCCCGCGGACACGTGGCTACTGCTAGACGACGTCGAGGTGCCCGACGACGGCGAGCCTCGGCGCGTGGATGACGACCTTCTTCGCCGACTTCGCACCGAGCAGGCGCGGGCACTGCTCGACGACGCCGACCCGCACCTCGCGGTGATGCTGGCCTGCGACCTGCTGGTGGCAGGCGTCGACGGCGACGCCGTGGTGGCGCTCGCGTCCGAGTCAGCTCGGACACTGCCCGCGCACGAAGCGAATCGGCGACTCGCGGCGGTCACCGACGAACTCGGACTCCCGGAGCCGGACCTGCCCACCGCGGTGGCGCTTGTCGCGGCCGACACCTGCGAGCGGATCCTCGATCGCAGCATCGCCGCCGAGGTGGGTACGCACGGCCTCTACGTGGTGGGATACGAGGGCAGCCCGCTGCACGACCTGCTCCCGACGGTCGCCGCCCTGGCCGCGCATCTCGAAGACGACCTCGGTGGACGGGCCGACGACGACCTACGGGCCCGGCTCGCCGCGCTGGCCCAGACCATCCTGGCCCGCCTGACACCCGGCAATCAGGAGTGA
- a CDS encoding GNAT family N-acetyltransferase: MFALPLTEDVELRPLDPWRAEEFLAHLDRAREHIRPWVSPSFVATDLPSARAVLQRYADRWATDAGGIWGLWWHGTLVGGVMFVSFDVTLGVCEVGCWLEPAAQGRGMIAPAVRRIVDWAVRERGIKRVEWRTNAANTRSIALARRLGLRHDGTLRQLYPSPRGRVDLEVWSVLADEWLAQPTP; the protein is encoded by the coding sequence GTGTTCGCCCTGCCGCTGACCGAGGACGTCGAGCTGCGCCCGCTGGACCCGTGGCGGGCCGAGGAGTTCCTCGCCCACCTGGACCGGGCCCGCGAGCACATCCGCCCCTGGGTGTCGCCGTCCTTCGTCGCCACGGACCTGCCGTCGGCCCGCGCGGTGTTGCAGCGCTACGCCGACCGCTGGGCCACCGACGCGGGCGGCATCTGGGGGCTGTGGTGGCACGGCACCCTTGTCGGCGGGGTCATGTTCGTCTCGTTCGACGTCACGCTCGGCGTCTGCGAGGTCGGCTGCTGGCTGGAACCGGCGGCGCAGGGCCGGGGCATGATCGCTCCCGCCGTGCGCCGGATCGTCGACTGGGCGGTCCGCGAGCGCGGCATCAAGCGCGTCGAGTGGCGCACCAACGCGGCGAACACCCGCAGCATCGCCCTGGCCCGTCGGCTCGGCCTGCGCCACGACGGCACCCTGCGTCAGCTCTACCCGAGCCCGCGCGGGCGCGTCGACCTGGAGGTCTGGTCGGTGCTGGCCGACGAGTGGCTGGCCCAGCCCACGCCGTAG
- a CDS encoding maleylpyruvate isomerase N-terminal domain-containing protein: protein MSETAGLGRWSVANTALRAAADRFADMVATAPSPTVKVTADWTLADTVAHVVSIAVLYVSRLEGTEVPIRVPGLEDMLAVTNVDTVTDVNNHVLAHFAERDPRVLLSQLDTAVAHLLATTVHPRTAVSWLGNARVTVGGLFAHLTNELLVHGWDIARTLRRPWPMPDEHAALYWDLFMFDMLRDSYGVLLNTALPMPRHHVSVQFRSRFTPPTTLTLGDRRVWIAPPDGPFDVRVRFEPARFNLMMFGRISVAQAVLRRDVVIGGPRPWRLPAFLRVVHMPNGRLAPGPGRPKA from the coding sequence GTGAGTGAGACGGCAGGTCTGGGCCGCTGGAGTGTGGCCAACACGGCACTGCGGGCCGCTGCCGACCGGTTCGCCGACATGGTTGCCACGGCCCCGTCGCCCACGGTCAAGGTCACCGCCGACTGGACTCTGGCCGACACCGTCGCGCACGTGGTGTCGATCGCGGTGCTGTACGTGTCCCGACTGGAGGGCACCGAGGTCCCCATCCGGGTGCCGGGCCTGGAGGACATGCTCGCCGTCACGAACGTCGACACGGTGACCGACGTCAACAACCACGTCCTCGCCCACTTCGCCGAGCGGGATCCGCGAGTCCTGCTGTCGCAGCTCGACACCGCGGTCGCTCACCTCCTGGCCACGACTGTGCATCCGCGGACGGCGGTGAGTTGGCTGGGCAACGCGCGCGTGACGGTCGGCGGTCTGTTCGCCCATCTGACAAACGAGCTGCTCGTGCACGGCTGGGACATCGCGCGGACGCTGCGGCGTCCGTGGCCGATGCCGGACGAGCACGCAGCGCTCTACTGGGACCTGTTCATGTTCGACATGCTGCGCGACTCGTACGGGGTGCTGCTGAACACCGCGCTGCCGATGCCTCGCCACCACGTGTCGGTGCAGTTCCGATCCCGGTTCACGCCGCCCACGACGCTGACGCTCGGCGACCGCAGGGTGTGGATCGCACCGCCCGACGGCCCGTTCGACGTGCGCGTACGGTTCGAGCCCGCCCGGTTCAACCTGATGATGTTCGGCCGGATCAGCGTCGCTCAGGCGGTGCTGCGGCGCGACGTCGTCATCGGCGGGCCGAGGCCGTGGCGGCTGCCCGCCTTCCTCCGGGTCGTGCACATGCCCAACGGTCGGCTCGCGCCGGGGCCAGGGCGACCGAAGGCATGA
- a CDS encoding winged helix-turn-helix transcriptional regulator yields MAKRYHCPVEFAVDVIGGKWRPVILAHLKEGVHRYGELRRRMPGVSEKMLTQRLRELEADGLILRHDHGTTPPHVEYRLTEEGHSLAPVLQALYDWGAARAARTGTTIEETG; encoded by the coding sequence ATGGCCAAGCGTTACCACTGCCCGGTGGAGTTCGCCGTCGACGTCATCGGCGGCAAGTGGCGGCCGGTGATCCTGGCCCACCTCAAGGAGGGCGTACACCGCTACGGCGAGCTGCGCCGCCGGATGCCCGGGGTCAGCGAGAAGATGCTTACCCAGCGGCTGCGGGAGCTGGAGGCCGACGGGCTGATCCTGCGACACGACCACGGGACCACTCCCCCGCACGTGGAGTACCGCCTCACCGAGGAGGGCCACAGTCTGGCCCCGGTGTTGCAGGCCCTCTACGACTGGGGGGCCGCGCGGGCGGCACGTACCGGCACCACAATCGAGGAGACCGGCTGA
- a CDS encoding cellulose binding domain-containing protein: protein MRRRSKIYAGMVTVVVPAASVIMMLGATPADAAVGGSGPYPADYETSASLANHTIFRPQTLPSERLPIFVWGNGGCSANGLSQGNFLREIASHGFLAIANGAPNGSGSTTSQMLTQSIDWAVAENSRQGSKYFNKIDTTKVAVAGFSCGGLEAYAVSNDPRVTTTGIFSSGLLNDADDYQLRRLTKPIAYFVGGPSDIAYPNAIDDWGKLPAGLPAFMGNLNVGHGGTYDQANGGEFGRVAVLYLKWRLKGDTTAGANFVGSDCGLCHSQWTVQQKNLTLDDGTPPTTPPPTTPPPTTPPPTTPPPTTPPPTTPPPTGTPACTAVYSVQDQWNGGFVATVTVTAGTSALTGWRVTLTLPSGASVSSLWNGVASGTSGTITVANQSYNGRLAAGQTTSFGFQGTGNGSGATAACTGS from the coding sequence ATGAGAAGGAGATCGAAGATCTACGCCGGGATGGTGACAGTCGTCGTCCCGGCCGCCTCGGTGATCATGATGCTCGGCGCGACACCTGCCGACGCCGCCGTCGGCGGGTCCGGGCCCTATCCCGCCGACTACGAGACCTCGGCAAGCCTGGCCAACCACACCATCTTCCGACCCCAGACGCTCCCGTCCGAACGCCTGCCCATCTTCGTCTGGGGCAACGGCGGGTGCTCCGCCAACGGCCTCTCCCAGGGCAACTTCCTGCGCGAGATCGCCTCCCACGGCTTCCTCGCCATCGCCAACGGCGCCCCGAACGGATCGGGCTCCACCACCTCCCAGATGCTCACCCAGTCCATCGACTGGGCCGTCGCGGAGAACTCCCGGCAGGGCAGCAAGTACTTCAACAAGATCGACACGACAAAGGTCGCCGTCGCGGGCTTCTCCTGCGGAGGGCTTGAGGCGTACGCCGTCTCCAACGACCCGCGCGTCACCACGACGGGCATCTTCAGCAGCGGCCTGCTCAACGACGCCGACGACTACCAGCTCCGGAGGCTGACCAAGCCGATCGCCTACTTCGTCGGCGGTCCCAGCGACATCGCCTACCCGAACGCCATCGACGACTGGGGCAAGCTACCGGCCGGGCTGCCCGCCTTCATGGGCAACCTCAACGTCGGTCACGGCGGCACCTACGACCAGGCCAACGGCGGGGAGTTCGGCCGGGTGGCGGTGCTCTACCTCAAGTGGCGTCTCAAGGGTGACACCACTGCCGGCGCCAACTTCGTCGGCTCCGACTGCGGCCTGTGCCACAGCCAGTGGACCGTCCAACAGAAGAACCTGACACTCGACGACGGCACGCCGCCCACCACGCCTCCGCCGACCACTCCCCCACCCACCACGCCCCCACCGACCACACCGCCACCGACCACACCCCCGCCCACCACACCCCCGCCGACCGGCACCCCGGCCTGCACCGCCGTCTACTCCGTGCAGGACCAGTGGAACGGCGGATTCGTGGCCACCGTGACCGTCACCGCGGGGACCTCCGCGCTCACCGGCTGGCGGGTCACCCTCACCCTGCCGAGTGGGGCTTCGGTCAGCTCGCTGTGGAACGGCGTTGCCAGTGGCACCAGCGGCACCATCACCGTCGCCAACCAGAGCTACAACGGACGACTGGCGGCGGGCCAGACCACCAGTTTCGGGTTCCAGGGCACCGGCAACGGCAGCGGCGCCACCGCCGCCTGCACCGGTAGCTGA
- a CDS encoding TetR/AcrR family transcriptional regulator — MAGRKQFDVDEALRRAMHVFWRWGWSEASIDRLTEGTGLGRGSLYGTFGDKSTLFRRSLERYAQTYHPLYEQALSGPHPSPSAVVAAYLQVTLNRIADPTVPDGCLLTVSATQFPALDGESQAMVRGMIDGLRAMLRQALLAAGADEQEAAELALCTLATNKSLAVLSRAGFSGEDLATVAAAAAREPAT; from the coding sequence ATGGCGGGCCGCAAGCAATTCGACGTGGACGAGGCGCTCCGGCGCGCGATGCACGTCTTCTGGCGCTGGGGCTGGTCGGAGGCCTCCATCGACCGGCTGACCGAGGGCACGGGCCTGGGCCGGGGCTCGCTCTACGGCACCTTCGGCGACAAGAGCACCCTCTTCCGCAGAAGCCTCGAGCGGTACGCGCAGACCTACCACCCGCTGTACGAGCAGGCACTGTCCGGCCCCCACCCGAGCCCGAGCGCCGTCGTCGCCGCCTACCTGCAGGTCACCCTGAACCGCATCGCCGACCCGACGGTCCCGGATGGCTGCCTGCTCACGGTGTCGGCAACGCAGTTCCCCGCCCTCGACGGGGAGAGCCAGGCGATGGTCCGCGGCATGATCGACGGTTTGCGGGCGATGCTGCGGCAGGCGTTGCTGGCGGCGGGGGCCGACGAGCAGGAGGCGGCGGAGCTGGCGTTGTGCACGCTGGCAACGAACAAGTCACTGGCGGTGCTGAGCCGGGCCGGCTTCTCCGGTGAAGACCTGGCAACCGTCGCCGCAGCCGCCGCCCGTGAACCCGCTACCTAG
- a CDS encoding group II truncated hemoglobin: MVIEYIRYRVPPERLEGFEAAYERAAGELRAAPECVDYELSRCLDDPACHVLRITWTSVDGHLNGFRGGPVFGRFFAAVKPYVEDIEEMRHYARTSVAGPGGAAPPSLYEWAGGIDAFTKLCDAFYRLVRSDDLLAPMFATMDPDHARYVAVWLAEVFGGPAAYTGRRGGYRHMVGKHLGRAISEPQRRRWVNLMMDAADEVDLPDDPEFRAAFTSYLEWGTRLAVHNSQPDADPVRQAPVPRWGWGVAPPYEAPKPS; encoded by the coding sequence ATGGTCATCGAGTACATCAGGTACCGCGTGCCGCCGGAGCGGCTGGAGGGCTTCGAGGCGGCGTACGAGCGGGCCGCCGGCGAGCTGAGGGCTGCGCCGGAGTGTGTGGACTACGAGTTGAGCCGCTGCCTGGACGACCCCGCCTGCCACGTGCTGCGCATCACCTGGACATCTGTCGACGGGCACCTGAACGGGTTCCGGGGCGGCCCGGTGTTCGGGCGGTTCTTCGCCGCCGTCAAGCCGTACGTCGAGGACATCGAGGAGATGCGGCACTACGCCCGAACGTCGGTTGCCGGCCCTGGTGGCGCCGCGCCGCCGAGCCTGTACGAGTGGGCAGGTGGAATCGACGCGTTCACGAAGCTCTGCGACGCGTTCTATCGCCTGGTTCGCTCGGACGACCTCCTCGCGCCGATGTTCGCGACCATGGACCCCGACCACGCCCGGTACGTGGCGGTCTGGCTCGCCGAGGTCTTCGGTGGGCCGGCTGCCTACACCGGCCGGCGGGGCGGCTACCGCCACATGGTCGGCAAGCACCTGGGCAGGGCGATAAGCGAGCCGCAGCGTCGACGGTGGGTAAACCTCATGATGGACGCCGCCGACGAGGTCGACCTGCCCGATGATCCGGAGTTCCGGGCCGCCTTCACGAGCTACCTCGAGTGGGGCACTCGGCTGGCCGTACACAATTCACAGCCGGACGCGGACCCGGTCCGGCAGGCGCCCGTACCCCGTTGGGGTTGGGGTGTGGCCCCGCCGTACGAGGCCCCGAAGCCCTCCTGA
- a CDS encoding YciI family protein: MSTYMLILRGTDESNAALMASIGEAMAATRTFIEEMVTAGVLLAAEGLDDPARGVVVDFGGAAPVVTDGPYGETKELFGGYFLLDVASQEEAVEWARRFPAVRGSKIEVRRVAGTDEVPGDGLS; the protein is encoded by the coding sequence ATGTCGACGTACATGCTGATCTTGCGAGGCACCGACGAGTCGAACGCGGCCCTGATGGCCTCGATCGGCGAGGCGATGGCCGCGACCCGTACGTTCATCGAGGAGATGGTCACGGCGGGCGTCCTCCTCGCGGCCGAGGGGCTGGACGATCCGGCCCGGGGTGTCGTCGTCGACTTCGGCGGCGCGGCCCCGGTCGTCACTGACGGGCCGTACGGCGAGACCAAGGAGCTGTTCGGGGGCTACTTCCTGCTCGATGTCGCCTCACAGGAGGAGGCCGTGGAGTGGGCCAGGAGGTTCCCGGCGGTGCGTGGATCCAAGATCGAGGTCCGGCGGGTGGCCGGGACGGACGAGGTCCCGGGCGACGGCCTTTCCTGA
- a CDS encoding nuclear transport factor 2 family protein codes for MSSPRETFLRLVNGVCDGPFEDLADLYAEQTHVTHPFHPLNPPPLRSRRELHEHFTASPPVSRTLNRKPVGVTIHETADPEVIVAEFAYQGRVAETGEAFTVPCVFVMRIRDGLIIESRDYIDHVASARAWGQLDSLLTALRPQPSTTNEGAARP; via the coding sequence ATGAGCAGCCCACGCGAGACCTTCCTCCGACTGGTGAACGGCGTCTGCGACGGTCCGTTCGAGGACCTGGCCGACCTGTACGCCGAGCAGACCCATGTCACGCATCCGTTCCACCCGCTCAACCCGCCGCCGCTGCGGAGCCGCCGCGAACTGCACGAGCACTTCACCGCGTCGCCTCCGGTCAGCCGGACGCTGAACCGCAAGCCGGTCGGCGTGACGATCCATGAAACGGCGGACCCGGAGGTGATTGTCGCCGAGTTCGCCTATCAGGGGCGGGTCGCCGAGACGGGCGAGGCATTCACGGTGCCGTGCGTCTTCGTGATGCGGATCCGCGATGGACTCATCATCGAGTCCCGCGACTACATCGACCACGTCGCCAGCGCGCGGGCCTGGGGTCAACTCGACAGTCTGTTGACCGCGCTCCGGCCGCAGCCGAGCACCACCAACGAGGGCGCGGCCCGCCCCTGA